The Pseudomonas berkeleyensis genome includes a region encoding these proteins:
- a CDS encoding helix-turn-helix transcriptional regulator produces the protein MASREHTRFWQASALSGVELLQARYREQRFAPHVHEGFVFTVIEHGAQRFRHRGCDHLAPQGSMVLINPDEVHTGSKAHEDGWRYRGFYPSNGQVLGALQELGLAGAGMPSFDFSVLHDPQLHAAFLRLHRLLEDGAEALQQQLAWREAILALFQRHARIGEPQSPGREPWAVSCAKQMLAERLVEPPSLEELASTVNLSPFHFARVFRRATGLPPHAWLKQRRLEQARVLLKGGCSAVGVATQLGFSDQSHLSRQFKQAYGVSPGEYRSGVARR, from the coding sequence ATGGCGAGTCGCGAGCACACGCGTTTCTGGCAGGCCTCGGCGTTATCCGGGGTAGAGCTGCTACAGGCGCGTTATCGCGAGCAACGCTTCGCACCTCATGTGCACGAGGGTTTCGTCTTCACCGTGATCGAACACGGTGCCCAGCGCTTTCGTCATCGCGGCTGCGATCACCTGGCGCCGCAGGGCAGCATGGTGTTGATCAACCCGGATGAGGTGCATACCGGCTCCAAGGCCCACGAGGATGGTTGGCGTTATCGGGGGTTCTACCCCAGCAATGGCCAGGTGCTGGGGGCATTGCAGGAACTCGGTCTGGCCGGCGCCGGCATGCCTTCATTCGACTTCAGCGTGCTGCATGATCCGCAGCTGCATGCGGCCTTTCTGCGACTGCATCGCCTGCTCGAGGATGGTGCCGAAGCATTGCAGCAGCAACTGGCCTGGCGCGAAGCCATTCTGGCGTTGTTCCAGCGCCATGCGCGAATTGGCGAGCCGCAGTCGCCCGGCCGCGAGCCCTGGGCCGTTTCATGCGCCAAACAGATGCTCGCCGAACGACTGGTCGAGCCGCCCTCGCTGGAAGAATTGGCAAGTACGGTCAATCTGTCGCCCTTTCACTTTGCCCGGGTTTTTCGTCGCGCCACAGGCCTGCCTCCGCATGCCTGGCTCAAGCAGCGACGCCTGGAACAGGCTCGTGTCTTGCTCAAAGGCGGTTGCTCGGCGGTGGGTGTCGCCACTCAGTTGGGCTTCTCCGATCAGAGCCACCTGTCGCGGCAGTTCAAGCAGGCTTATGGCGTCAGCCCCGGTGAATACCGCAGCGGCGTGGCTCGGAGGTAA
- a CDS encoding IS110 family RNA-guided transposase: MAAVVGVDIAKRTFDLAILQPNGKHRTKSKLSNDKAGFAVFADWLQRHAEPGAWIVMEATGIYHEALAEHFHELGYRIAVLNPSQIARYAQSQLQRSKTDKLDAKLIATYGQLHVEHLRGWYPEPVSVRQLRALTRRLEDLQSLRQMELNRLDVSSSTVQSSIQAVLQRLDEQIAWTLEQIKRHIDDDPDLRGKRDLLVSINGIAEKTAALIMAELGDIERFTDARAVTAFAGLDPRLQESGVARGHSGISRTGSARLRTALYLPAVVALTYNPAIKAQAERLRARGKRGKQTVCAAMRKLLCIAYGVLKSRKPFDLALAIAR; the protein is encoded by the coding sequence ATGGCAGCGGTAGTGGGCGTTGATATCGCCAAGCGCACCTTCGATCTGGCGATCTTGCAACCTAACGGCAAGCACCGAACCAAAAGCAAACTGAGCAACGACAAGGCAGGCTTTGCGGTCTTCGCCGACTGGCTGCAGCGACATGCCGAGCCTGGCGCATGGATCGTGATGGAGGCCACGGGCATCTATCACGAGGCGCTTGCTGAGCATTTCCATGAACTGGGTTATCGGATCGCGGTGCTCAACCCGTCGCAGATCGCCCGTTATGCCCAGAGCCAACTGCAACGCAGTAAAACGGACAAACTGGACGCCAAGCTGATCGCCACCTATGGCCAGCTACACGTCGAGCACTTGCGTGGCTGGTACCCGGAGCCGGTGTCCGTGCGTCAGCTGCGTGCCTTGACCCGGCGCCTGGAGGATCTGCAGTCGCTGCGGCAGATGGAGCTCAATCGACTCGACGTCAGCTCGAGCACTGTTCAAAGCTCGATTCAGGCGGTTCTGCAAAGGCTCGATGAACAGATCGCCTGGACGCTAGAACAGATCAAGCGACATATCGACGATGACCCGGATTTGCGTGGTAAACGCGACTTGCTCGTGAGCATCAATGGTATCGCCGAGAAGACCGCGGCTCTGATAATGGCTGAACTCGGTGATATCGAACGCTTTACCGATGCACGTGCCGTCACGGCATTTGCCGGTTTAGATCCACGGTTACAAGAGTCTGGTGTCGCCCGAGGCCATAGCGGCATCTCGCGCACGGGCTCGGCCAGACTACGGACTGCGTTGTACCTGCCTGCCGTGGTGGCGCTCACTTATAACCCAGCGATCAAAGCGCAGGCCGAGCGTCTAAGAGCCAGGGGCAAGAGGGGTAAACAAACCGTCTGCGCAGCGATGCGCAAACTGCTGTGCATCGCTTATGGCGTACTGAAATCGCGCAAACCTTTCGATCTTGCTTTGGCAATTGCACGGTAA
- a CDS encoding imelysin family protein, translating to MIRMPLASASLLAIAISLAGCGEDKAPANQAAAPAASTESTVTSAAAKVDEAAAQAVVKHYADLALAVFSDAASTGKALQSAVDALLADPSEATLKAAREAWLAARVPYMQTEVFRFGNPVVDEWEGQLNAWPLDEGLIDYVAADYQHALGNPGAQANIIANTEIQVGEDKIDVSEITGELLASLNELGGSEANVATGYHAIEFLLWGQDLNGTNPGAGERPYTDYLVGEGATGGHNERRRTYLKAATDLLVSDLDEMVEQWKDGVEGNYRSELLADSAENGMRKMLFGMGSLSLGELAGERMKVALEANSTEDEHDCFSDNTHNSHFYNGLGIRNVYLGEYKKADGSTLTGPSLSELVAKIDAQADSTLKADLDATQAELQKLVDSAEKNNVHFDQLIAADNAEGQALVRGAIAALVKQTGAIEQAAGKLGISDLNPDTADHEF from the coding sequence ATGATTCGTATGCCCCTGGCTTCCGCCAGCCTGCTGGCCATCGCCATTTCCCTCGCCGGCTGCGGTGAAGACAAAGCGCCTGCCAACCAAGCGGCGGCTCCGGCTGCCAGCACCGAGAGCACCGTCACCAGCGCAGCCGCCAAGGTCGACGAAGCAGCTGCGCAGGCAGTAGTGAAGCACTACGCTGACCTGGCTCTGGCCGTATTCAGCGACGCAGCCAGCACCGGCAAGGCCCTGCAGAGCGCCGTGGATGCCCTGCTCGCCGACCCGAGCGAGGCGACCCTGAAGGCTGCTCGCGAAGCCTGGCTGGCCGCACGCGTACCGTACATGCAGACCGAAGTGTTCCGCTTCGGCAACCCGGTGGTGGACGAGTGGGAAGGTCAGCTCAACGCCTGGCCGCTGGACGAAGGCCTGATCGACTACGTCGCCGCCGACTACCAGCATGCGCTGGGCAACCCGGGCGCACAGGCCAACATCATCGCCAACACCGAAATCCAGGTGGGTGAAGACAAGATCGACGTCAGCGAAATCACCGGCGAGCTGCTGGCTAGCCTGAACGAGCTGGGCGGTTCCGAAGCCAACGTCGCCACCGGCTACCATGCCATCGAATTCCTGCTCTGGGGCCAGGATCTGAACGGCACCAACCCTGGCGCCGGCGAGCGTCCCTACACCGATTACCTGGTGGGCGAAGGCGCTACCGGTGGTCACAACGAGCGTCGCCGCACCTACCTGAAAGCTGCCACCGACCTGCTGGTCAGCGACCTGGACGAAATGGTCGAGCAGTGGAAAGACGGCGTGGAAGGTAACTACCGCAGCGAGCTGCTGGCCGACTCCGCCGAGAACGGTATGCGCAAGATGCTGTTCGGCATGGGCAGCCTGTCACTGGGCGAACTGGCCGGCGAGCGCATGAAAGTCGCGCTGGAAGCCAACTCCACCGAAGACGAGCACGATTGCTTCAGCGACAACACCCACAACTCGCACTTCTACAATGGCCTGGGCATCCGCAACGTCTATCTGGGCGAGTACAAGAAAGCCGATGGCAGCACCCTGACCGGCCCGAGCCTGTCTGAACTGGTCGCCAAAATCGACGCTCAGGCTGACAGCACCCTCAAGGCCGATCTGGACGCCACCCAAGCCGAACTGCAAAAGCTGGTCGACAGTGCCGAGAAGAACAACGTGCACTTCGATCAACTGATCGCAGCCGACAACGCCGAAGGTCAGGCTCTGGTTCGCGGCGCCATCGCTGCACTGGTCAAGCAGACCGGCGCTATCGAGCAGGCTGCCGGCAAGCTGGGCATCAGCGACCTGAACCCGGACACCGCCGATCACGAGTTCTGA
- a CDS encoding GNAT family N-acetyltransferase, with the protein MFKPQLVTLQRGALRLEPLADADIPALVALAESNREELLYMSGTQRLDWYRSALADLREQRALPFVIRLGDVLVGTTRFADFMNTLPACEIGWTWLDRSQHGSGLNTSIKYLMLKHAFDNWGMVRVQLKTAASNLRSQRAIEKLGAVREGLLRNHRRLADGRLDDTVLYSITDHEWPQVREALESRFGA; encoded by the coding sequence GTTCAAGCCGCAACTGGTCACGCTGCAACGTGGTGCTCTACGCCTGGAACCGCTGGCCGATGCCGATATTCCCGCATTGGTGGCGCTGGCCGAGAGCAATCGTGAAGAGCTGCTTTACATGAGTGGTACTCAGCGCCTGGATTGGTATCGCAGCGCGCTGGCCGACCTGCGCGAGCAGCGCGCATTGCCGTTCGTCATCCGGCTCGGCGACGTACTGGTGGGCACCACCCGTTTCGCCGATTTCATGAACACACTGCCGGCCTGTGAAATCGGCTGGACCTGGCTCGACCGCAGCCAGCATGGCAGCGGGCTGAACACCAGCATCAAGTACCTGATGCTCAAGCATGCCTTCGACAACTGGGGCATGGTGCGTGTGCAACTGAAGACCGCCGCCAGCAACCTGCGCTCGCAACGCGCCATCGAAAAACTCGGTGCCGTGCGTGAAGGGCTGCTGCGTAATCATCGTCGTCTGGCCGATGGGCGTCTCGACGACACCGTGCTGTACAGCATCACCGATCATGAATGGCCGCAGGTGCGCGAAGCGCTGGAGTCGCGCTTCGGCGCCTGA